The following nucleotide sequence is from Pseudarthrobacter psychrotolerans.
GGCGCACGAGGGCGCCGAGGTCCTCCAGACTCAGCCACGACACGGACATGCCTTCGTCGATGGCCTGCTGGCCCAGGGATTCCAGCAGCAGGGTTTTCCCGGTCCCGGAGGGCCCGCACGCGATCAGGTTCTCCCTCCGCCGCACCCACTCCAGGGTCCGCAGGAACGAGGTCGTCGCAGCCGGCAGGGTGGAGAGGGACTCGTCCCAGACATCGAACGTTTTCCCGGTGGGGAACCCCGCGCGTTTGCGCCGGGTGGCGAGCATCGACCGGTTCCGGCCCGTTGCTTCGGCCTCGAGCAAGACGCGAATGACTTCTGTGGGGTCCCAGCGCTGGGCCTTCGCGGTCGCCAACACCTCGGCGACAACGGCGCGGGCGTGCGGCATCCGGGTGGTGCGCATCAACGCGATGACGTGCTCCACGGCCGCATCCGCCAGCGGGCTGGGGGCCAGGGCTGTCGCGCTCATTCGGTGGCTCCTTCAAGATCGGCAACGTCGCTGGCATCGCTGGTGGTAGGGGTGTTGGTGGTACCGAAGTTGGCCCATGCGCTGGTGCCCTGGCTCAGCCACTGGCCTTGGTCGGTGACGGCGTGCCGGGTAGTGCTGATGGTTCTTTGCGGCTGGCCGGTGGCGGTGTTGGTGATGATGGAGACCAGGTCCTCGTGGCTGAAGCGGTGGTGCACGGCGGCGGCGCCGAGACCCTGGTCAACGACGTCGGCGCCCATGACCTTGGCCATGGTGGCGGCGCGTTCCATCTTGTGGCGGATCTTGTTCGTCCCGGCTGCGGCGGCTTCTTTGAGCCAGAGCGCTGCCCCGGCGCCGAGTGCCAGGAACTCCTCTTCGGCGGTGTTCGTGGGGCGGATCACCCGTTCCAGGGCCCCGGCATTGGCGGGCGGGAAGTGGGCGTCAATGATCGCCGGCACGCCGGGACGGGTGAGTGGATGGCGTGCGACTTCCACCGGCCCGGCCTCGCCGACATGGACGATGATGACCTCGGTGTCGGTGCCGCGCACCCAGAGCCTTTGCCCCATCAGGGTGTGCGGGACGGAGTAGCGGGCGTGCTCGTAGGTGACCATGGGAGTGTTCGGCGGGACCTGCCGGACCTGCCCGAAACTGGCCGTCACCGGCACTGCAGGGACCGGGTGCAGCTTGGGCTGCTCGATCAGTCTCAGCATGTCCTGGGGGATCTCCAGGGTGGCCCGGTGGACCTTGGAATTCACATCCTCCATAAACGCCTCGCACGCCGCTTCCAGCTCGGCGAAGGAGGCGTAGTCCGGGCGCAGGTTCGTGTCTTTGGGCACGATGTCGGCTTTGGCGATCTTGACCGCGTTCTCCACCCCGCCCTTCGAGGCCGGGTCCGCCGGCATGCAGGTGTGCACGGCGGTGGAGTAGTGCCGGGCGAACGCGACGATCTGCGGGTTACGGACCGGCACCCCGGCAACGTGCTCGACCGTGACGGTCTTCTCGTTGTCGGTCAAAATGTACGTCGGGACCCCGCCGATGAGCCGGAAGGAGCGGTCGAGGGCGGCGAAGACGCTCGGCATGGTCTTATCCCGCAAAGGGATCACGATCCGGAAGCGTGAATACGCCAGCCAGGCCACGAACAACACCGTTTTGGCGCCGTCAACGACGGGCCCGTCTCCGTAGTCCCATTGGAGCCACAGGCCTGGCTCCACAGTCCAGGGCCGGTGAACACGGGTGTTTTGGGCCCGGTATTTCGACTTCAGCCCGGCCAGCACGTAGCGGGTCGTGCGGATCGATCCGGGATAGCCCAGATCAACGAGTTTTCCGTGCACAACGTCCCCGCGGATCTTCCCGCGGGACTGCTCGACCAGCGACTTCATCTGCGGCAGGAACGGGTCAGTGATCCGTCCCCGCTGGCGGGCGACCGGCGCTTGGACGCCTTCCTGCCGGGCCTTCACATACGAACGGACAGTGTTGTGCGAAACGCCGCAGATCTTCGCGGCATCCCGGTACGAACGGGTCAAATCATAAGCAGCTAAAATTTCCATGAACTCTCCTGGAGACTTCACATCAAGCCCCTTCCTTCCCCACGATGGGTGAAATAAAAACGATTGGCATCGCTATTTCACCGCGGAAGGAAGGGGCTCTCCCCGTAATGACACGGGGGACGGACAAGGGAATCCCAGCAAAGCCCCGGCCACACACACGGCCAAGAACTGGTCAAAAGTACTTGCAGCCACTGGTCAAAACCACTGCCGCGAACGGTCAATCCAAATTGCCGTCTCTGGTCAGTTTAAAGTTGCAGCTAACAAAAGGTCGAGAGGGACGCTGATCGACTCGAATGCTCTTAGCATGTGGGATAAGTGCGATTCCCCAAGCGCGAAGGGAAGATCTTGCTCCACTCCCTCGATAAACACCTTCGGCCGGCGATATGCCATGCCCTCCGGTACCTCTATGCTGATGCCAACCGAAAATATGCTCTCGCTCTGGTTCTCAACTTGAGCTGCATATACATTACCGAGCGGACGGTCATATAAATACCCGTCGCGGATGATTTCGCTGAGCTGAATGGCACCTCTGTCACTGCGGCGAAGAATTGTACGCTCCGTCACGAAGCGCTTCCGGGCACATTCCTTAAGTCGCTGGTCAAGGTTGTCTCCTGCGGTATCCAGCCCACTCGTCTCGAAGAACGCGCGGATCGTGCCGTCCTCGCCGTCGTCGTGTATAGCCGCAAGGTGCATCAGTACATCGAACGCCTGCTCCTCGCTCCCGTGCCCGACGAAGTCTGTCAGCTGATCGTGTCCCGACAATCGCTGCTGTGTGAGCGGACCGAGGCCGCGCCGAAACGTCCGTAGCTCCTTGTGGAGCTCCTCTCGTATCGGGTCATCTGCCATCAGTCGTTTCCTGCGATTCGTCCTTGCCGGCTGTTTGTGGACAGCCCCAGTAGGGTGTCAGTTTAGTGTCAGTGACGCCGCCACTATGCCCCTCCATGCTGGATGTACGGCTTTCGCTCAAGAGGGCGAACCGAATTTCTAAGCTGGAAGGTATACCGATGTCTGAACTTATTCCTCGCCCAAGTGGCAAGATCACGCCCTTCAACGCTCCCGAAGGCTTCTCGCGATCGGAAGGCAAGGCGCTCCAGCGCCGACAGAATACCGAGGTAGCCAACGGGCTCATCACAGCGGCGCGCGTCCAGGCCGCCGGCTATGTCGCCGCAACAGGTATGCACCTGACTGGCATGTTGAGCCGAGAGGCGCAGTTCCAGTCCGACGGTGACTCGCGCACATCGGAGCGGCTCAACTACATCGCAGATTCCTTCGCCGAGTACGCGGCGTGGGAAGTACGCCGGTTCCAGCGGTAGCGGGGGCCAGCCATGAAGCACGAATTTGTAAATCCGCTGAAGCCCATTGGCTACATGGAGCCCGAAGTGCTGCAACACGAGGCCGCTGTTCGTCTCTTTATCGGGAGGGTCGCGACGCTGGTGGATGAGCTGGACTCCGTAGCGAGGACAGTTAATGCTGACTCCCCAGCGACAGCGCGACATCTGCGCCTGGTTTCGCAGCAGATGTCGGCCATGGCTTTGACGGCCCTAGAAACCTGGCCGAAGGGGCCGCAGCGGTAATGACTGCCATCTTCTGGATTGCCATCATGATCACGTGCGCAGCTTCCATTGCTGCCGCATACCTCGTCGTTGCTGACTATTGGCGCGATCGGACGGGTCGCTCTCGGGATCAGATTGTCGACATCACCGAGAATGCTCACGAAACGGCTGGCCGCCTCGATGCGGCGTATCAACAAGCCCTGCGGGACATGCGCCGCCGCCAGTAACGGCTGGCCCCTAAGTCCGATCACTCGGCCGCCCCCACTTTTTTACATGCCTCCAGAAAGGGGTTACTTGTCATGCCCGAATCCTTTACATCAAGCGAACTTGCCGTAGCCCAGAAGCGACTCGCTGATTATGTCCTCGACCAGGCCCACAATATTGAGCGCCGCCTGTACTTCGGGTGGGAGCCGGCCGGTGACGCCCCGGAAAAGTACAAGGATCTGTGCGAAGCCTTTGCCGCCTCGCAGAAGGATGGACACCCGCTACCTGTCTCCAACGAGAACAGCAGCAGCGTGGTCTTCGGTTCACCAGACGTCAACATGGCCTACCGCTACGTTCACGATGTTGCCCACGTTGAGCAGGGTTTGAGCTTTTCGTCGCCCGATGAGTTCGAGCTGGCGCGCTGGCTGATGCGGCGATTCGAACGCGCAGGCTTCAGTCGAAATGACCTCGAATGGCATCTCTTCGAAGCTGACGCGGTAGGCCAAGTCATGTTCTATGCCGTCACGAGGCAGTACGTGGGTGACCAGTTGCAGTTCGCACTCGACTGCGTGCGCCACGGTTTAAACACTGGCATTTATCTGGAGTTGGAGCGTCAGCGATGAGTGTCGATCCGAGTCCAAGGTCTTGGTTTGACCGAGCGATCGGCGCCTGCATGTCAGTTCTATTGGCTGTTGTCGCACTTTACTGCGCGACTCAGGTGCTGCAATCAATCCTGCCGTTTCTGATCGTCTGCGTTGGAGTCGTAGCCATCATCTGGGTGGTATGGGTAGTCGTCCAACATCGCCGCAATAGGTACTAAATCCATCGCCGCAGCGCGGCAACTACAGGTCTTCCAGCCGGTGTTGTGGTTTGCGCCAAAGTTGTTGATCGTTCAACTAATTGAACGCATACTAGCCCACAGACCACGTTCAATACGTTGAACGATCGTCTGCATCGCCACCACAACACCGACTGAAAGGAGGGAAAACACCATGCCCACACCCAAGCAACCACGGCGCAGCCGCGCCGCCCGTCCACGCCAGGAGCGCCACATCCTGGTCTACGGAGTGCAACGCGACAGACCAGATTTGCGCAAGCTCAGCCGCGCTGTCATCGCCATGGCACAGGCCGAAGCCGAACGCGAAGCCCAGGCTCAGCACCAGACGAACCGGCGCCCGAGGGGAGATCGAAATGATTAGCCAGGAGTCCCTCTTAGGCCAGATCGTCTGGCAGGAGATCCACTGGCCACACCCCTTGGACGCGATACGCACCCTGAACCTCCTCCGCCAATGGGCTGCTCAGGTCCATGCTCCCCAGATCATTCTGGAAGCCCGGGCCACCAAGAACGGCATCCGTTTTTTGGTTGGCTCCCAGCGCCGACACGAAGCAGCCCTCCGTCGGGACATCGAACAGATGGTGCCTGGTGCCATCGTGGCTGCCGAGATTACCGGACGTAGCCACGCAAGCGTCTCCCGCCGCATCATGATCAACCACCCGATCCGCCCGCTCGAGTCACACGACAACGAGGGCAGCACCCGGTCAATTCTGGCCAGTCTGGCTGGTCTACGCGGCAACGAGTTGCTGGTCATGCAAATCGTTCTTGGCCCACGGCTCGCACCCCAGTTACTACCTGAACGGCTGCCACGGACAGACCAAGGTCTTTCCTCGTTGGCATTGACGGGCATTCAGGAAGAACGCCGACCGCACGTCGCCAAGGAAATCCAGCTCAAACAGTCCGACCATGGTTTCGCTGCTGTGATCCGTGTCGGCGTCCACGCCACCGACGAAGCCCGTCGTGCGACCCTGATCAAACGAGTCGTCAGCTCACTCAGGACACTACTTACACCTGGTCTGAGGCTGCGCGAACACCGGGAAAAGGTACAGAAACTGAACACTCCGGTCTCGGAGTGGGCATACTTCACTCCGGCGCAGCGGCTTTCTGTCGCAGAAGTTGGCTTGCTCAGCGGCTGGCCGGTTGGCGCTATCGATGTCCCATACCCTGGAATGCCTCCGATCCATCCCCGCCCGATACGCCCGTCATTCACAACCGGAGACAAGCACCGGGTGGTCGCTCAGGCCACGGCGCCGGGCGCCACCGACACGATGCTTGGGATCACCGCTGACGACAGCCGGCGCCACATCTGGCTGATGGGGCCAACCGGCGTCGGCAAAAGTTCACTGCTGCTGAGCATGATTCACGACGACATGCTGGCCGGACGAGGCTTGGTCGTGGTCGAGCCCAAGGACCTGATTCGCGATGTCCTGGCCGTCGTACCGGCATCGCGAAGGGATGACATCGTGCTGCTCGATCCGCTCGACAGCGAACCGGTTGGCATCAATCCACTCGATCTCCACGGGCGATCACCGGCACTGGTCGCCGACCAGCTCTTCGGCACCTTCAAAGCGCTCTATGGGGCGGACGGGTTGGGGCCACGCTCGTCGGACATCCTGCGACACTGCCTGTTGGCTTTGACCAGCCGCGGTGACGCCAGTCTGGCCATGCTGCCGGTGCTACTGACCAACCCCGGCTTTCGACGCTCGGTCACACAGCGTATTGCCCGCAGCGACCCGTTTTCGGCGGGGCCATTCTGGCGCTGGTTCGACCAGCTGACGCCGGAGGCCAGTGCCCAGGTGACGGCTCCACTGATGAACAAGCTCCGCCCGTTATTGGACCCGCACCTGCGGCACGTCCTGGCCCAGCGCAACCCCCGGTTCAACATCCGGCAGGTTCTGACCCAACGGAAGATTCTGCTTGTGCCGCTTCAAAAAGGCGTGCTCGGACCGGAAGCTGCAGAACTGCTCGGCGCGCTCGTCGTCGGTGAACTTTGGCAAGCGATTCAGGAACGGGCCGGCATCGATCCCAAGGACCGTGACACGGTCATGGTCTACCTCGATGAAGTGCAGGATTACCTCAGGATCCCAACGTCTGACCTGGCTGACGTTCTGGCCACCTCGCGAAGCCTGGGTGCCGCCTTCCACGTCGCTCACCAGTACATGGATCAGCTGCCGATCGCTATGCGCTCGGCCTTCGAAGCGAACTGCCGCTCCCGCATCTTCTTCCAGCTGGCGGCCAAG
It contains:
- a CDS encoding ATP-binding protein, with amino-acid sequence MSATALAPSPLADAAVEHVIALMRTTRMPHARAVVAEVLATAKAQRWDPTEVIRVLLEAEATGRNRSMLATRRKRAGFPTGKTFDVWDESLSTLPAATTSFLRTLEWVRRRENLIACGPSGTGKTLLLESLGQQAIDEGMSVSWLSLEDLGALVRRHRIDDSVNKAITRVTGVDLICIDDVGLLPVSGDAAEGFYRVVEASYEKRSLAISSNIHPSGFDELMPKTIATATVDRLMHHAHLCQTSGESVRLMQAQNGKGTRPMN
- the istA gene encoding IS21 family transposase, producing MKSPGEFMEILAAYDLTRSYRDAAKICGVSHNTVRSYVKARQEGVQAPVARQRGRITDPFLPQMKSLVEQSRGKIRGDVVHGKLVDLGYPGSIRTTRYVLAGLKSKYRAQNTRVHRPWTVEPGLWLQWDYGDGPVVDGAKTVLFVAWLAYSRFRIVIPLRDKTMPSVFAALDRSFRLIGGVPTYILTDNEKTVTVEHVAGVPVRNPQIVAFARHYSTAVHTCMPADPASKGGVENAVKIAKADIVPKDTNLRPDYASFAELEAACEAFMEDVNSKVHRATLEIPQDMLRLIEQPKLHPVPAVPVTASFGQVRQVPPNTPMVTYEHARYSVPHTLMGQRLWVRGTDTEVIIVHVGEAGPVEVARHPLTRPGVPAIIDAHFPPANAGALERVIRPTNTAEEEFLALGAGAALWLKEAAAAGTNKIRHKMERAATMAKVMGADVVDQGLGAAAVHHRFSHEDLVSIITNTATGQPQRTISTTRHAVTDQGQWLSQGTSAWANFGTTNTPTTSDASDVADLEGATE
- a CDS encoding type IV secretion system DNA-binding domain-containing protein; the protein is MISQESLLGQIVWQEIHWPHPLDAIRTLNLLRQWAAQVHAPQIILEARATKNGIRFLVGSQRRHEAALRRDIEQMVPGAIVAAEITGRSHASVSRRIMINHPIRPLESHDNEGSTRSILASLAGLRGNELLVMQIVLGPRLAPQLLPERLPRTDQGLSSLALTGIQEERRPHVAKEIQLKQSDHGFAAVIRVGVHATDEARRATLIKRVVSSLRTLLTPGLRLREHREKVQKLNTPVSEWAYFTPAQRLSVAEVGLLSGWPVGAIDVPYPGMPPIHPRPIRPSFTTGDKHRVVAQATAPGATDTMLGITADDSRRHIWLMGPTGVGKSSLLLSMIHDDMLAGRGLVVVEPKDLIRDVLAVVPASRRDDIVLLDPLDSEPVGINPLDLHGRSPALVADQLFGTFKALYGADGLGPRSSDILRHCLLALTSRGDASLAMLPVLLTNPGFRRSVTQRIARSDPFSAGPFWRWFDQLTPEASAQVTAPLMNKLRPLLDPHLRHVLAQRNPRFNIRQVLTQRKILLVPLQKGVLGPEAAELLGALVVGELWQAIQERAGIDPKDRDTVMVYLDEVQDYLRIPTSDLADVLATSRSLGAAFHVAHQYMDQLPIAMRSAFEANCRSRIFFQLAAKDARAAAAMAPGLDPEDFTSLPARNVYAQLVNQGTVTDWASGKTITTPKKSANMSDIQARSRGQYGQATDAIDQGLLDIFELPQDRPESGERRRRSTS